A section of the Equus caballus isolate H_3958 breed thoroughbred chromosome 21, TB-T2T, whole genome shotgun sequence genome encodes:
- the GTPBP3 gene encoding tRNA modification GTPase GTPBP3, mitochondrial isoform X1, with translation MWRGLWTLVTRAAHGPRSPRSCMRQASGAPAPGSGATIFALSSGQGRCGIAVIRTSGPASGHALRSLTAPRDVPPPRSACLRLLSDPRTGEPLDRALVLWFPGPQSFTGEDCAEFHVHGGPAVVSGVLQALGSVPGLRPAEAGEFTRRAFAHGKLSLTEVEGLADLIHAETEAQRRQALRQLDGELGHLCRSWAETLTKALAHVEAYIDFGEDDNLEEGVLERADSEVRELEVALGAHLRDARRGQRLRSGAHVVVAGPPNAGKSSLVNLLSRKPVSIVSPEPGTTRDVLETPVDLAGFPALLSDTAGLREGVGPVEQEGVRRARERLEQADLILAVLDASDLASPYSCNFLDTVVTPAGAQSPNGSSQRLLLVLNKSDLLLPGGPEPSPDVPPHLLLSCLTGEGLDGLLEALRKELAEVCGDPATGPPLLTRARHQHHLQSCLDALGLYKQAKDLALAAEALRVARGHLTRLTGGGGTEEILDLIFRDFCVGK, from the exons ATGTGGCGGGGACTGTGGACCCTGGTAACCCGGGCGGCACATGGGCCTCGCAG TCCCAGATCGTGCATGCGCCAGGCAAGCGGCGCCCCGGCCCCCGGCTCCGGGGCCACCATCTTCGCGCTGAGCTCCGGCCAAGGCCGGTGTGGCATCGCAGTGATTCGGACCAGCGGCCCCGCCAGCGGCCACGCCCTCCGGAGCCTCACGGCGCCCCGGGACGTACCCCCGCCCCGCAGCGCCTGCCTGCGGCTGCTCAGCGACCCCCGCACTGGGGAGCCGTTGGACCGCGCGCTGGTGCTCTGGTTTCCAG GtccccagagtttcactggtgaGGACTGCGCAGAGTTCCACGTGCATGGAGGCCCGGCCGTGGTGAGTGGTGTCCTGCAGGCCCTGG GCAGTGTGCCAGGGCTGCGGCCGGCCGAGGCAGGCGAGTTCACCAGGCGGGCGTTCGCCCACGGGAAGCTGAGTCTGaccgaggtggaagggctggcgGATCTGATCCATGCGGAAACCGAGGCTCAGCGGCGGCAAGCCCTGAGGCAGCTGGACGGGGAGCTGGGCCACCTCTGCCGCAGCTGGGCCGAGACCCTCACTAAG GCTCTGGCCCATGTGGAGGCCTATATCGACTTTGGTGAGGATGACAATCTGGAGGAGGGAGTCCTGGAGCGAG CTGACAGCGAAGTGCGGGAGCTGGAGGTGGCACTGGGCGCACACCTTCGAGATGCCAGGCGCGGACAGAGGCTCCGCTCAGGGGCGCACGTAGTGGTTGCGGGACCCCCCAACGCCGGCAAGAGCAGCCTGGTGAACTTACTCA GCCGGAAACCTGTTTCCATTGTGTCCCCTGAGCCAGGGACCACCCGCGACGTGCTGGAGACCCCTGTGGACCTGGCCGGGTTCCCAGCACTGCTGAGCGACACGGCGGGCTTGCGGGAGGGCGTGGGGCCCGTGGAGCAGGAGGGTGTGCGGCGCGCCCGTGAGAG aCTGGAGCAGGCTGACCTCATTCTGGCTGTGCTGGACGCCTCTGACTTGGCCTCTCCGTACAGCTGCAACTTCCTGGACACGGTTGTCACCCCTGCGGGAGCCCAGAGCCCCAACGGGAGCAGCCAGCGCCTCCTGCTGGTCCTGAACAAGTCAGACCTGCTGCTCCCGGGGGGCCCAGAGCCCAGTCCTGACGTGCCCCCTCACTTGCTGCTGTCCTGCCTGACCGGGGAGGGGCTGGATGGCCTCTTGGAGGCGCTGAGGAAGGAGCTGGCTGAAGT ATGCGGGGACCCGGCCACAGGCCCACCGCTGCTGACGCGCGCAAGGCACCAGCATCACCTCCAGAGCTGCCTGGACGCCCTCGGCCTCTACAAGCAGGCGAAAGACCTGGCTCTGGCGGCCGAGGCGCTGCGGGTCGCCCGGGGGCACCTGACCCGTCTCACCGGTGGAGGGGGCACCGAGGAGATCCTGGACCTCATCTTCCGGGACTTCTGCGTGGGAAAATAA
- the GTPBP3 gene encoding tRNA modification GTPase GTPBP3, mitochondrial isoform X2, translated as MRQASGAPAPGSGATIFALSSGQGRCGIAVIRTSGPASGHALRSLTAPRDVPPPRSACLRLLSDPRTGEPLDRALVLWFPGPQSFTGEDCAEFHVHGGPAVVSGVLQALGSVPGLRPAEAGEFTRRAFAHGKLSLTEVEGLADLIHAETEAQRRQALRQLDGELGHLCRSWAETLTKALAHVEAYIDFGEDDNLEEGVLERADSEVRELEVALGAHLRDARRGQRLRSGAHVVVAGPPNAGKSSLVNLLSRKPVSIVSPEPGTTRDVLETPVDLAGFPALLSDTAGLREGVGPVEQEGVRRARERLEQADLILAVLDASDLASPYSCNFLDTVVTPAGAQSPNGSSQRLLLVLNKSDLLLPGGPEPSPDVPPHLLLSCLTGEGLDGLLEALRKELAEVCGDPATGPPLLTRARHQHHLQSCLDALGLYKQAKDLALAAEALRVARGHLTRLTGGGGTEEILDLIFRDFCVGK; from the exons ATGCGCCAGGCAAGCGGCGCCCCGGCCCCCGGCTCCGGGGCCACCATCTTCGCGCTGAGCTCCGGCCAAGGCCGGTGTGGCATCGCAGTGATTCGGACCAGCGGCCCCGCCAGCGGCCACGCCCTCCGGAGCCTCACGGCGCCCCGGGACGTACCCCCGCCCCGCAGCGCCTGCCTGCGGCTGCTCAGCGACCCCCGCACTGGGGAGCCGTTGGACCGCGCGCTGGTGCTCTGGTTTCCAG GtccccagagtttcactggtgaGGACTGCGCAGAGTTCCACGTGCATGGAGGCCCGGCCGTGGTGAGTGGTGTCCTGCAGGCCCTGG GCAGTGTGCCAGGGCTGCGGCCGGCCGAGGCAGGCGAGTTCACCAGGCGGGCGTTCGCCCACGGGAAGCTGAGTCTGaccgaggtggaagggctggcgGATCTGATCCATGCGGAAACCGAGGCTCAGCGGCGGCAAGCCCTGAGGCAGCTGGACGGGGAGCTGGGCCACCTCTGCCGCAGCTGGGCCGAGACCCTCACTAAG GCTCTGGCCCATGTGGAGGCCTATATCGACTTTGGTGAGGATGACAATCTGGAGGAGGGAGTCCTGGAGCGAG CTGACAGCGAAGTGCGGGAGCTGGAGGTGGCACTGGGCGCACACCTTCGAGATGCCAGGCGCGGACAGAGGCTCCGCTCAGGGGCGCACGTAGTGGTTGCGGGACCCCCCAACGCCGGCAAGAGCAGCCTGGTGAACTTACTCA GCCGGAAACCTGTTTCCATTGTGTCCCCTGAGCCAGGGACCACCCGCGACGTGCTGGAGACCCCTGTGGACCTGGCCGGGTTCCCAGCACTGCTGAGCGACACGGCGGGCTTGCGGGAGGGCGTGGGGCCCGTGGAGCAGGAGGGTGTGCGGCGCGCCCGTGAGAG aCTGGAGCAGGCTGACCTCATTCTGGCTGTGCTGGACGCCTCTGACTTGGCCTCTCCGTACAGCTGCAACTTCCTGGACACGGTTGTCACCCCTGCGGGAGCCCAGAGCCCCAACGGGAGCAGCCAGCGCCTCCTGCTGGTCCTGAACAAGTCAGACCTGCTGCTCCCGGGGGGCCCAGAGCCCAGTCCTGACGTGCCCCCTCACTTGCTGCTGTCCTGCCTGACCGGGGAGGGGCTGGATGGCCTCTTGGAGGCGCTGAGGAAGGAGCTGGCTGAAGT ATGCGGGGACCCGGCCACAGGCCCACCGCTGCTGACGCGCGCAAGGCACCAGCATCACCTCCAGAGCTGCCTGGACGCCCTCGGCCTCTACAAGCAGGCGAAAGACCTGGCTCTGGCGGCCGAGGCGCTGCGGGTCGCCCGGGGGCACCTGACCCGTCTCACCGGTGGAGGGGGCACCGAGGAGATCCTGGACCTCATCTTCCGGGACTTCTGCGTGGGAAAATAA